From Tepidisphaeraceae bacterium, one genomic window encodes:
- the rplV gene encoding 50S ribosomal protein L22 translates to MPFEAKHRFARISPRKARLIMDLVRGRDVDDAMSILKFSKQRASVMVEKVIRSAVANATDPEQNPATPRNTLYVASAWADPGPIIKRFQPKDRGKAYPINKRTSHLVIAIDERGEGEVAPQQNLVGRRPGKAR, encoded by the coding sequence ATGCCATTCGAAGCCAAACATCGATTCGCCCGCATCAGCCCCCGCAAGGCTCGGCTGATCATGGACCTGGTCCGCGGTCGCGACGTCGACGATGCGATGAGCATCCTGAAGTTCTCCAAGCAACGCGCCAGCGTGATGGTCGAGAAGGTCATCCGCTCGGCCGTCGCCAACGCGACCGATCCGGAACAGAACCCCGCGACGCCGCGTAATACCCTTTACGTCGCCAGCGCCTGGGCCGATCCGGGTCCGATCATCAAGCGGTTTCAACCGAAGGACCGCGGCAAGGCGTATCCGATCAACAAGCGCACCAGCCATCTGGTGATCGCGATCGACGAGCGCGGCGAGGGCGAGGTCGCCCCGCAGCAGAACCTGGTGGGTCGCCGTCCCGGTAAGGCAAGGTAG